The Peribacillus simplex genome contains the following window.
AAAACGAATGTTGAAGATGAGGCTTAGCTTCATTTGATAAATTTGGAATCAAACTGTCCGTGAACAACACTTGCGTTTTTTTTGTTACCTTAGTATAATGAATTATGCGTCGACATGACGCTGCGAAATTGGTATTACATTTGCCGTGCTAGACGGGGAGGTAGCGGTGCCCTGTACTCGCAATCCGCTCTAGCGAGGTTGAATCCCTTCTCGAGGTTAGCATTCTGTAGGGCCTGCCTTAAGTAAGTGGTGTTGACGCCCGGGTCCTGCGCAATGGGACTCCATGAACCATGTCAGGTCCGGAAGGAAGCAGCATTAAGTGGAAGTTCTCATGTGCCGCAGGGTTGCCTGGGCCGAGCTAACTGCTTAAGTAACGCTTATGGTTTGCTAATCGACAGAAGGTGCACGGCAGTTATTTTACATAAACAAAAACTCATTCGTATCGGGTGGGTTTTTTTTTCATGCCAAGAAGATAAACTGCTTGGTGTTTTGAAAAACAATGAGGCAATCATAAAATTTCCTTTTAGACTTTGAAATTAAGGAAATCAGTAATGTATAATAAACAAGATGGAGAAAAAAGGAGGGATTTCCGTGGGGTATCAAGCATTATACCGGGTATGGCGGCCACAACAATTCATTGATGTAGTTGGGCAAGAACATGTAACAAAAACGCTGCAGAATGCCTTGGTCGGGCAGAAGGTTTCACATGCCTATTTATTTTCCGGTCCACGCGGGACAGGGAAAACAAGTGCTGCCAAAATTCTAGCAAAAGCAGTGAATTGTGAGCATGCCCCGACAAGTGAGCCCTGTAACGAATGTGCTACTTGCCGCGGAATCACTGATGGCTCCATATCAGATGTTATAGAAATTGATGCAGCATCCAATAATGGTGTCGAGGAAATCCGTGACATTCGTGATAAGGTCAAATATGCACCGAACGCGGTTACATATAAAGTTTATATCATTGATGAGGTACATATGCTTTCACAAGGCGCTTTCAATGCGCTTTTAAAGACATTGGAAGAACCTCCGAAGCACGTAATTTTTATATTGGCGACGACAGAACCTCATAAGATTCCACTAACGATCATCTCCCGTTGCCAAAGGTTTGATTTTAAAAGAATTCAGCCTCAAGATATCGTTGGCAGGATGTCACAGATTATTGCAGAAACAGGTGTTTCATGTGATGAACAAGCTCTGCATATCATTGCGAGGCAGCAGAAGGCGGGATGCGAGATGCCTAAGCCTTCTTGATCAAGCGATTTCGTTCAGTTCGGAGACGGTTTCCGTGGAAGATGCATTGACTGTCACCGGTTCTGTTTCGCAGGCATTTTTAAGCAGGTTGGCAAAGGCTATATATGATAAAGAAGTAGCGGTGGCACTTGAAGTCCTTGAAGAATTGCTAGCTATGGGAAAAGATCCGGCTAGGTTCATAGAAGACATGATTTATTATTTCCGTGACATGCTTTTGTATCAAACTGCACCAGCCCTGGCAGAATCCTTCGAGCGTGTATTGATAGATCCCCAATTTAAAGAATTGGCAGAAGTCATCTCTTCTGAATCGATTTACTCCATTATTGAAAGCTTCAATCAAACACAGCAGGATATGAAATGGACAAATCATCCAAGGATTTCCTTGAAGTGGCACTTGTGAAATTATGTAATGAGCAAAGGTCAAATCAAATGGATGATGGGCAGCTTAAACAGATGCAGCAGAAAATAGATGATTTAGAGAAAAAATTAATGGAAATGCATAAAAAATGGCATTCCGGCAGCCATGACAGAAAAACCTGCAGAAGCAGGCGAAAGCACAAAGGGCCATTAAAAAGGCATATAAAGCACCTGCAGGAAAGATCAATCAAGTTTTGAAACAAGCTACAAAGCCAGATCTTAATGCTGTGAAAAGTAAGTGGGGAGAAGTGCTTGAACAGTTAGGTCAGCAAAACCAAAAGTCATTTGGCAGCTTTATTAACGGAGGCAGAACCTGTTGCTGCGTCAACTGAAGCTTTTGTGGTAAAATTCAAATATGATATTCATTGTCAAATGGCAATGGAAAATAACCGTTTCGTGGAAGTGATGGCCTCGATCATGCAGCAATTGACCGGGCATCGTATGGAGATAGCTGGTGTTCCGGAGAGCCAGTGGCAAAGATTGCGGGAGGACTTCATTTCAACACAGCAGTTCGACGGTCCAGAAGAAACGGAATCAAAAGAAGAAGACCCCTTTTAATAGCAGAGGCTAGAAAATTAGTCGGCGATGATCTACTTGAAATTAAAGAATAATTGGAGGTAAGGAAATGGGTATGCGCGGCGGTAATATGCAAAATATGATGAAACAAATGCAAAAAATGCAAAAGAAGATGGCAGAGGCACAAGAAGAATTAGGTGAAAAAAAGAATTGAAGGCACTGCTGGCGGCGGAATGGTAACGGTCATCGTGACAGGCCATAAAGAAATAGTTGATGTAATCATCAAACCGGAAGTTGTCGATCCGGATGATATCGATATGCTTCAGGATTTAGTGCTGGCTGCAACTAACGATGCTTTGAAAAAGGCGGAAGAACTGACAAACCAAACGATGGGACAATTCACTAAAGGAATGAACCTTCCGGGTATGTTTTAAGCAAGTTCAAAAGAAACTTCCTTTCAGGAGGTTTCTTTTGGGATTTTTAGGGGGAATTTGATGCATTATCCAGAACCAATTTCCAAGCTCATTGACAGTTTTATGAAATTGCCGGGGATTGGGCCTAAAACGGCTGCTCGATTAGCCTTCCATGTACTAAGCATGAAGGAAGATACTGTTTTGGATTTTGCAAAAGCACTTGTGAATGCTAAACGGAATCTTATGTATTGTTCAGTCTGTGGTCATATTACAGATCAAGATCCCTGCTATATCTGCGAAGATCAAAAGAGGGACAGAAGTTTGATTTGTGTGGTTCAGGACCCGAAAGATGTAATAGCTATGGAAAAGATGCGAGAGTTCAATGGTTTATACCATGTACTGCATGGCAGTATTTCACCGATGGACGGAATTGGTCCAGAAGATATAAACATTCCTGATTTATTAAAACGCCTGCAAGATGAAACAGTGCAGGAGGTCATTTTGGCTACTAATCCTAACATTGAAGGTGAAGCGACAGCCATGTATATTTCGCGGTTGCTAAGACCGTCAGGGATTAAAGTGACCCGAATTGCCCACGGACTTCCTGTTGGCGGAGATTTGGAGTATGCGGATGAAGTGACGCTATCAAAAGCAATTGAAGGAAGAAGAGAAATATAAGATAGCTGGGAGGACTTCACTTGTTCTTTCGTAAAAAAAAGAAACTTCGAAATGAATTTAATGAGTCATTAATCGAAGATCTTGAACATTTGAAATGGAATTGGCATAATCAAAAATCATTACTTGAAAAAAGCGTTGATCCATCTGAGGAAGTAATCGCCCAAACAAGACTGGCGGAAGTGAAATATTTCTACTTATTCAGGGAAGTTAAAAGAAGGAATGTCCGCATAAAAAGATGATAAGTAGATGGCTGTGAAGGAATGCATTTTCTTCATAGCCATTTTTTGTTTGAGTTCTTAATCCAAAGATCTCTTCATATAAGTGAAGTACAAGCTTGCGGGGAGGAATGATTTTGGAACCAGTTGTCTTTGTTGCCGTAGTTGGCGGCCTGATTTTAATGCTCCTCATTATAGGAGCGCCATTAAGACCCGTCCGGTTTATAGGGCAGGGGATTATAAAGATCATTATCGGTGCAGCCTTTTTGTTCTTTTTGAATACACTTGGGAATCAAGCGGGCATTCATGTACCCATCAACCCTGTTACCTCAGCAGTCGCCGGCCTGCTTGGAATACCGGGAGTTGCAGCTTTGGCGGCCATTGG
Protein-coding sequences here:
- the recR gene encoding recombination mediator RecR; translated protein: MHYPEPISKLIDSFMKLPGIGPKTAARLAFHVLSMKEDTVLDFAKALVNAKRNLMYCSVCGHITDQDPCYICEDQKRDRSLICVVQDPKDVIAMEKMREFNGLYHVLHGSISPMDGIGPEDINIPDLLKRLQDETVQEVILATNPNIEGEATAMYISRLLRPSGIKVTRIAHGLPVGGDLEYADEVTLSKAIEGRREI
- a CDS encoding YaaL family protein, which gives rise to MFFRKKKKLRNEFNESLIEDLEHLKWNWHNQKSLLEKSVDPSEEVIAQTRLAEVKYFYLFREVKRRNVRIKR
- a CDS encoding pro-sigmaK processing inhibitor BofA family protein — translated: MEPVVFVAVVGGLILMLLIIGAPLRPVRFIGQGIIKIIIGAAFLFFLNTLGNQAGIHVPINPVTSAVAGLLGIPGVAALAAIGYWVI